From the genome of Spartobacteria bacterium:
CTCGATACAAGGGGTACAAACTGTTCTTCCTATCATAAGGCGCTGAGCGGGCAAGCTATTCGCAAATCTGCAAACGGTAAAAATTCGCAACTCTACGCTTACACTGCCGTACAAACCATCGTACCCAACAAAAAAGAGCTATTAATCTTTAATAAAAAGCGGCAATCTGACACTAAATCTGAGCAGGTGGTTCTCGCATCGTTGAGTGCCAGACATGAGAAGGAGAAAACGAAAATGAAAAAAGTCGGAATAATCAGATGTCAGCAAACAGAGGACATGTGCCCCGGTACGACTGATTTTAAGGTTGCCAAAGAAGGAAAACTAGCCTTTGAAGAGACGGGACCAGTTGAGGTCATTGGATTTATTTCTTGCGGTGGTTGTCCCGGAAAGCGGGCAATAGCGAGAGCTAAGCTAATGGTTGAACGTGGCGCAGAAGCTATTGTCTTTGCTTCTTGTGTTTCCAAAGGGAATCCAATCGGCTATCCCTGTCCACATTATTCAAGTATGAGAGATGCGGTCATCAAAAAGCTGGGCAAAGAAATACAAATCATTGAATATACACATTGACCATATCGTTCCAAGGCACGGCTATGGAAGGCGCTATAGATGGCTTTGGAGCAACAAGAATCTCGCAGAGACAACCCGCGCAACGTGCGTGCGGGAATTCAAAACAAAAAGGAAGAAATCATGAAATTATTGAAGGTTCAGGGAAAAGGATCTGCTTCTGTCGCGCCCGACAGAGTCGTACTATCGTTCGATATTCGTGCAAAAAAAAGAGACTATGGCGCTTGCGTTGAAAATCTGAACCACCGGACTGCCATTTTGCGAAAAAATGTCGCTGCCGTCATCGGTGACGAGGAAACATTGAAAACCACCGATTTTCAGGTAGGCACGGACACCAAATACGACGGTGGGCATTACATCTTCATCGGATACAAAGCAGCGCATTCCCTAATGGTCGAGGTGCCGATGGACACCGATCTGCTCAATCGTGTGCTGCATGCCATTGCCAAAGGAGAAAGTGGCGCGGAGATTGATCTGACATTCACCGTAAGCGATCAAGATGGACTCAAGAAACGTGTACTCGAAAATGCCGTTCACAAGGCCAAAACCAATGCGCAGATACTTGCCGATGCCGCAGGCGTAAAACTTGGTGCGCTGCAGCAGATTGATTACGGGTGGAGTGAAGTCCACATCATGGAAGAATCCGCCAATATGATATGCGAAATGCCAGACATGGATATGTATAGCAAACCCGATATCACCCCGGATGATGTCTCCGCAAAAGACAGCGTCACCCTCGTGTATGCCATTGAGTAAATGAGAAAAGCCATAGTGAGTGAGCAGAAGACCAAGAAAAAACGATCTCGCGAAAGAGACTACTATTTTCCGAAGGCTCCGTCCACTAAAAGGGAATGGACGCGGTTCTCAAAACGATTAGCACTGGTGTTAGCCGATCTGGATGAGGATGAGGTTCTCATTGTCTCAGCCAAAGAGCGACTTCGCTATGTCCAATTTGCTGCCCAGGAAAACTTTGGAATGAGGATTGAGGCCATGAGTTCACAATTTATTGGCGAGGAGAAGTTTTCAAAAAAACAACGTAGAAAGCTGCACAAACTGGGTTATCGAAAACCTACGTATGTACATGAAGGAAACGACCAAGCATATCCCGATGGATCATGCAACTCTATATTGACTGCAACAAAAAATTATTCGACCTATACGCACATGTGGCTGTCAGAACGTTGTGTGAAGTGTATGACGTGCGGAGCCCTCAAGACTTGCAGTATAGGTCTTTTGGAATAGCCAGTAATTACGAGATTCGGTTTTCAACGCTTGGCATTAAACGACAGTTGAAAAGAATAGATACAGAAGAATTTCTGCGCAGTGTGCGGCATTTGATAAACTAACCTTGGATTGCTTTTGTCACTTC
Proteins encoded in this window:
- a CDS encoding DUF541 domain-containing protein; protein product: MALEQQESRRDNPRNVRAGIQNKKEEIMKLLKVQGKGSASVAPDRVVLSFDIRAKKRDYGACVENLNHRTAILRKNVAAVIGDEETLKTTDFQVGTDTKYDGGHYIFIGYKAAHSLMVEVPMDTDLLNRVLHAIAKGESGAEIDLTFTVSDQDGLKKRVLENAVHKAKTNAQILADAAGVKLGALQQIDYGWSEVHIMEESANMICEMPDMDMYSKPDITPDDVSAKDSVTLVYAIE
- a CDS encoding CGGC domain-containing protein — translated: MKKVGIIRCQQTEDMCPGTTDFKVAKEGKLAFEETGPVEVIGFISCGGCPGKRAIARAKLMVERGAEAIVFASCVSKGNPIGYPCPHYSSMRDAVIKKLGKEIQIIEYTH